A single genomic interval of Drosophila virilis strain 15010-1051.87 chromosome 2, Dvir_AGI_RSII-ME, whole genome shotgun sequence harbors:
- the Octbeta2R gene encoding octopamine receptor beta-2R, with translation MQAMQGLELGLLPALPTAAAATTMRHRTSVTRIRKRLCRCSRRPEAEPEQEQEQETAVQARSIRRSNTTTSNNNPSLNLTLISATAALTAAAVLHTTNAVTATVGVVDAVALPLQGTAMPMPALTHELNATLLSSTAAALLNDSRSQLDAGVAPAGGVEHWFDDAFWVLKAFVMLFIIIAAICGNLLVIISVMRVRKLRVITNYFVVSLAMADIMVAIMAMTFNFSVQVTGRWNFSPFLCDLWNSLDVYFSTASILHLCCISVDRYYAIVKPLKYPISMTKRVVGIMLLNTWISPALLSFLPIFIGWYTTEQHKIFVKENPEQCSFVVNKFYAIISSSISFWIPCTIMIFTYLAIFREANRQEKQLMMRHGNAMLMHRPSMQPSGEALSGSGSSKTLTLHEVEQEHTPTKDKHLIKMKREHKAARTLGIIMGTFILCWLPFFLWYTLSMTCGPCQVPEIVVSILFWIGYFNSTLNPLIYAYFNRDFREAFRNTLLCLFCNWWKDRHMPLDIDIRRSSLRYDQRAKSVYSESYLNSTTPSHRRQSQLVDNL, from the exons ATGCAAGCCATGCAGGGCTTGGAGCTTGGCCTGCTGCCCGCATTGCCCaccgcagcggcagcaacaacgatgCGGCACAGAACCAGCGTCACAAGGATACGCAAAAGACTATGCCGTTGCAGCCGGCGGCCAGAGGCTGAGccagagcaagagcaagagcaagagacAGCGGTGCAAGCACGTTCAATACGTCGCTCCAACACAACGACTTCAAATAATAATCCCAGCCTCAATTTGACGCTGATCAGCGCCACCGCCGCCCTGACAGCGGCGGCTGTCTTGCACACAACGAATGCTGTGACTGCAACAGTTGGCGTTGTCGACGCCGTTGCACTGCCACTGCAAGGCACTGCCATGCCCATGCCCGCCCTAACACACGAACTAAACGCCACGCTGCTAAGCAGCACGGCAGCCGCGCTCCTAAATGACAGCAGATCCCAGCTTGACGCTGGAGTTGCGCCGGCCGGCGGCGTCGAGCATTGGTTCGACGATGCGTTCTGGGTGCTTAAGGCATTTGTCATGCTGTTCATCATCATAGCGGCCATTTGTGGCAATCTGCTTGTTATTATTTCTGTGATGCGTGTTAGAAAATTAAg AGTTATAACGAATTACTTTGTAGTTTCCTTAGCCATGGCTGATATAATGGTCGCTATTATGGCCATGACATTTAACTTTAGTGTGCAAGTAACTGGGCG CTGGAACTTTAGCCCCTTCTTGTGCGATCTGTGGAACAGTTTGGATGTGTACTTTTCAACGGcaagcattttgcatttatgctGCATATCTGTGGATAG ATACTATGCAATTGTAAAGCCTCTCAAGTATCCGATTAGCATGACGAAACGCGTGGTTGGCATTATGCTGTTGAACACATGGATATCGCCGGCATTGCTCTCATTTCTACCCATTTTCATTGGCTGGTATACGACAGAGCAGCATAAGATATTTGTGAAGGAGAATCCCGAGCAGTGCTCGTTTGTGGTAAACAAGTTCTATGCCATCATTTCGAGCTCGATTTCCTTCTGGATACCGTGCACCATTATGATTTTCACTTATCTGGCCATTTTTCGTGAGGCCAACCGCCAGGAGAAACAATTGATGATGCGCCACGGCAATGCAATGCTCATGCATCGTCCATCGATGCAGCCATCAG GCGAGGCGCTGAGTGGCTCGGGCTCATCGAAAACATTGACACTGCATGAGGTCGAGCAGGAGCATACCCCGACAAAGGACAAACATTTAATCAAAATGAAGCGGGAGCATAAGGCCGCACGCACTTTGGGCATCATCATGGGCACCTTCATACTCTGTTGGCTTCCATTCTTCCTATG GTATACGCTCTCCATGACCTGCGGACCATGTCAGGTGCCAGAAATTGTTGTCTCGATACTCTTCTGGATTGGCTACTTCAATTCCACGCTCAATCCACTGATCTATGCATACTTCAACAGAGATTTCCGAGAGGCCTTCCGCAATACATTGTTGTGCCTGTTCTGCAACTGGTGGAAGGATCGCCATATGCCACTCGATATTGACATACGACGCTCAAGTCTGCGCTACGATCAACGTGCCAAGAGCGTCTACTCGGAAAGTTATCTCAACTCGACTACGCCCTCGCATCGCCGACAGTCGCAGCTTGTCGACAACTTATAA
- the LOC138910889 gene encoding uncharacterized protein isoform X1, whose amino-acid sequence MENININDVSIATLKSWLALLNLPTEGTKTELMARLNKVPVDIRDDAAKELEVQRNKEQTIEAQNELQNIMQQQRDEIANGAEMLKLMRLEIEASRKFLEEFQVTVNRNSHIGGSDGGEQESEVGDLLQLEDGHTEERPRSTDGNAGAADYTGTDGNAGAADHAGAAGNAGAAGRIDESGNAVGGNLNNCIQTGAMMLAKEILLEFTGESEVRKWVMQFFNVAKIYRLNDMQQHLLCISKLKGGALKWLHADPMRIIAPIDEMLNQLVLAFGGGFSKSELRQKFEDRVWKPDEVFATYFSEKSILAQDINIDVEELMEGIIRGIPCENLRTQASMHCFTNPAQILRAFAAIKLPIKRVRNHVVKQTAQEAQADKQQRCYNCNVKGHWAKDCLKPKREAGSCYACGSKDHLIAGCPNKKMPYRLWQPYFIFKGKVCAIKSKAYARCKFVCRFK is encoded by the exons atggaaaatataaatataaatgacgtgtcaatagcgacattgaaaagttggttggcattactaaatttgccaacagagggtaccaaaactgagctgatggcgagattaaataaggtaccagtggatatccgagacgatgctgcaaaggaacttgaagttcaacgtaacaaggaacagacaattgaggctcaaaatgagttgcaaaacataatgcaacaacagcgtgacgaaatagcaaatggcgccgagatgctgaaattgatgcgtctcgaaattgaagcgtctcgaaaattcctagaagaatttcaagtaacggtgaaccgcaactcgcacatcggcgggagcgacgggggagagcaagaaagtgaagtcggcgatttattgcagctagaggatggtcacactgaagaaagaccacggtcgacggatggcaacgctggtgcagctgattacactggaacggatggcaacgctggtgcagctgatcacgctggtgcagcgggcaacgctggggcagctggaaggatcgacgaaagtggcaacgctgtcggaggcaacttaaataattgcatccaaactggagcgatgatgttagccaaggaaattttattagaatttactggagaaagtgaggtgcgtaaatgggtaatgcaattcttcaatgtggccaagatctacagactaaatgatatgcaacagcacttgctttgtataagcaaattgaaaggcggtgctttgaagtggttgcatgcagaccctatgcgcatcattgctccgattgacgagatgctaaatcaattggttttggccttcgggggaggattttcgaagtcggaactacgacagaagttcgaggatcgggtttggaaaccagatgaggtgttcgccacatattttagcgaaaaaagcatattggcacaggacatcaacattgatgtagaggagttaatggagggtattattcgaggcataccttgcgaaaacttgcgcactcaagctagtatgcattgctttaccaatccggctcaaattttacgtgcgtttgcagctataaagttgccaattaaacgggtacgaaaccatgtagtgaaacaaactgcacaggaagcacaggcggacaaacaacaacgttgctacaattgcaatgttaagggccattgggccaaagattgtttaaagcccaaacgggaggcaggatcttgctatgcgtgcggctcaaaggatcatttaatagcaggatgtccaaataaaaa aatgccttatagactctggcagccctatttcatttttaaaggaaaagtttgtgccattaaaagtaaagcgtatgccagatgcaaattcgtatgtaggtttaaatga
- the LOC138910889 gene encoding uncharacterized protein isoform X2, with protein MENININDVSIATLKSWLALLNLPTEGTKTELMARLNKVPVDIRDDAAKELEVQRNKEQTIEAQNELQNIMQQQRDEIANGAEMLKLMRLEIEASRKFLEEFQVTVNRNSHIGGSDGGEQESEVGDLLQLEDGHTEERPRSTDGNAGAADYTGTDGNAGAADHAGAAGNAGAAGRIDESGNAVGGNLNNCIQTGAMMLAKEILLEFTGESEVRKWVMQFFNVAKIYRLNDMQQHLLCISKLKGGALKWLHADPMRIIAPIDEMLNQLVLAFGGGFSKSELRQKFEDRVWKPDEVFATYFSEKSILAQDINIDVEELMEGIIRGIPCENLRTQASMHCFTNPAQILRAFAAIKLPIKRVRNHVVKQTAQEAQADKQQRCYNCNVKGHWAKDCLKPKREAGSCYACGSKDHLIAGCPNKKYDMENKYNAL; from the exons atggaaaatataaatataaatgacgtgtcaatagcgacattgaaaagttggttggcattactaaatttgccaacagagggtaccaaaactgagctgatggcgagattaaataaggtaccagtggatatccgagacgatgctgcaaaggaacttgaagttcaacgtaacaaggaacagacaattgaggctcaaaatgagttgcaaaacataatgcaacaacagcgtgacgaaatagcaaatggcgccgagatgctgaaattgatgcgtctcgaaattgaagcgtctcgaaaattcctagaagaatttcaagtaacggtgaaccgcaactcgcacatcggcgggagcgacgggggagagcaagaaagtgaagtcggcgatttattgcagctagaggatggtcacactgaagaaagaccacggtcgacggatggcaacgctggtgcagctgattacactggaacggatggcaacgctggtgcagctgatcacgctggtgcagcgggcaacgctggggcagctggaaggatcgacgaaagtggcaacgctgtcggaggcaacttaaataattgcatccaaactggagcgatgatgttagccaaggaaattttattagaatttactggagaaagtgaggtgcgtaaatgggtaatgcaattcttcaatgtggccaagatctacagactaaatgatatgcaacagcacttgctttgtataagcaaattgaaaggcggtgctttgaagtggttgcatgcagaccctatgcgcatcattgctccgattgacgagatgctaaatcaattggttttggccttcgggggaggattttcgaagtcggaactacgacagaagttcgaggatcgggtttggaaaccagatgaggtgttcgccacatattttagcgaaaaaagcatattggcacaggacatcaacattgatgtagaggagttaatggagggtattattcgaggcataccttgcgaaaacttgcgcactcaagctagtatgcattgctttaccaatccggctcaaattttacgtgcgtttgcagctataaagttgccaattaaacgggtacgaaaccatgtagtgaaacaaactgcacaggaagcacaggcggacaaacaacaacgttgctacaattgcaatgttaagggccattgggccaaagattgtttaaagcccaaacgggaggcaggatcttgctatgcgtgcggctcaaaggatcatttaatagcaggatgtccaaataaaaagtatgatatggaaaacaaatat aatgccttatag